The Candidatus Polarisedimenticolia bacterium genomic sequence GGCGCTCTGCCCCGGGGGCGTCGAGCCCCACACCCGCGGCAACGGCGCCTGGGACACGGAGGATCGAAACGGCAACTTCCTCCTCGACACGCTCGACAATTCGGGCCCCACACCTTTTCCTTTCTGGAACGACCGCAATGGCGACGGCGAGCCCGATCCGGGAGAGTTCACCGCGCCGCTGGCCCCCGACCGCGACTACGTGCGCGACCTGAGCCTCAATCGCATCTCGGGCCCTTTCTACTTCGATTACGAGGACGATCGAACCCGCAACACCCTGCGCGAGGACCTGTCGCTGTTCGTCGCCGAAGGATCGGGGACCCACGACCTGAAGATCGGCGGGATCTGGGAAGGGGAGGGGTTCGAGCGTCAGCGCCACGACCGGACTTACCTGGAAGTGAGCCGGACCCACCGGGTCGCCGGACGGTCCGGGGCAGCCCGCACCATCGGAGCGCGGATCCCGACGGTCCCCGATCTGACAGAGGACGCCTCCGCTGACCACTGGGGCGCCTACATCCAGGACACTTTCAAGCCGCTCCCCAACCTGAGCATCGGCATCGGGCTGCGCTTCGATCGCGAGGAGGTCGCCGCCTGGGGATACGAGCCGTTCGATCCCTCGGAGCAGCGCGCCGGTTTCGACCTGCTCACCCAGCTCGTGGGAGTGGAGGTGCAGGCCGGGGACCTGAACAGCGACGGCATCGTGACCTGGGACCTGTCGCGGGACCCTCTCTCCGCCTCCGATCCGGTGCGCGCCTCGAGGCTGAAATCGGAGCTGGCCGCGGTGGCGCCGCGTCGCTTCACGCGCCACAACTTCCTCACCAGCATCGTCAGCGCGGAGCTGGCGCGATTGGGCATCACCGATCCGAAGCTGCTCTCCGGCGGGCGCCCGCGGCAGCGAGAGGATTTCACCATCAGCAACAACAATCTGGCGCCGCGGCTCAGCGTCTCGTGGGACCCCCGGGCCGAGGGGAAGAGCAAGCTGTTCGCCTCCTGGGGACGCTTCTACGGCAATCTATTCTTACAAACCGTAGTGGCGGAGCAGGGACCCGACTTCCTGAGCCCCTATTACCTCTACGATGCCGATGGCGTGGGCGGCGACGCGCTGCCCGACGGCCACTTCGGGCGGGTCATCTCCCGCTCGCCTCCCTCGGCTTCCCAGATCGAGCGTGGCCTGCGGACACCGTTCACCGACGAGCTGACCCTGGGCCTGCAGATCGAGATCGCCCCCGATGCGTCGCTCGGGCTCACTTACGTCGGCAGGAAATACCGCGATCAGCTCCAGGACATCGAGCTGAACCACTCGGTGAAGCGTCCGCCGGCCTGCGCCGTCAACCCGAAATCCCCCACCTACTGCGACGATTTCGGCTTCACGGATCCCCCGGCGAACGACGACGGCATGTACTCCCGGGAGCCCGACGGCTACCCCGACCTGTACGTCGCGAACCTGAACTTCAACCAGATCTTCCGTATCGGAAACTTCAACTACCAGGACTATCGCTCCTACGAGCTGCACCTGGTGCGCCGCTTGAGCCGCAAGTGGCAGATGGACGCGAGCTACGTCTATTCCAAGGCACGCGGACAGGCCGAATCGTTCCTCTCCGAAAGCGGCGACGATCCCGCCTTCACCGAGCTGAAGGACGGCTACCTGGATTACGATCAGCGGCATGTCGCGAAGTTCTTCGCCACCGCCTTCCTTCCCGGGGACTGGCAGCTGGGCGGCGGGCTCACCTGGTCTTCGGGGCTCCCTTACAGCCAGGTGAACCGCTTCCAGTCGAACGACAACGTCGAGTACATCCAGGATCGCCGCCTGTTCGGAACGCGCGATCCCAACACCGGAATCTTCCATCCCGAGTCCCGCAACGCCCACCGCAACCCGTCCATCTACGACATCAACGTCCGGACCCAGAAGAACTTCGT encodes the following:
- a CDS encoding carboxypeptidase regulatory-like domain-containing protein — encoded protein: RMFRPWLRFLIVMVLAAVFALSALQHAGAAVPRAAIRGRVVDRDGHPLPGATVELRFPGESSAPRMCLTDSLGGFRFPDLAGGPGYRLKVSFPSYQTLEFDRITAASPATVVQDIVLLVAFTEKIAVRGEPEVVQTDTAETSTAISSEFIAGLPVLGRDYQDLLTLAPGVTDVNKTGNPNIHGARDVDVITLVDGINTTDPFSGHYGQEMNSESIAEIEIITAGAGAEFSRAQGGFVNLITKSGGNEFTGSFSLYVRSYLLDGDGAGIDPVELRGGVGEKDGYRDLKFSDFYPFVSVSGPIVRDRVWYYLAPEFSQIEVPTNAGTQSYVVQTRSTRATGKLTWQIAPSSKLSALVLFDTTSVDNQGLNSRILLESGYTTTRGGPTFTLQNVTVFRPTVSLESSLSRLQQSFSIAPTLGADTNGNGVLFTDRDSSQGGNQDGFNQAGERDPGEDYDGDGRFDVFEDYNHNGSLDACFVDPDTGESFCSDDIDRDGRVTGLWGCEGREHEDINCNGVLDREFDRDENGVLDPAEDIGIPCANPALCPGGVEPHTRGNGAWDTEDRNGNFLLDTLDNSGPTPFPFWNDRNGDGEPDPGEFTAPLAPDRDYVRDLSLNRISGPFYFDYEDDRTRNTLREDLSLFVAEGSGTHDLKIGGIWEGEGFERQRHDRTYLEVSRTHRVAGRSGAARTIGARIPTVPDLTEDASADHWGAYIQDTFKPLPNLSIGIGLRFDREEVAAWGYEPFDPSEQRAGFDLLTQLVGVEVQAGDLNSDGIVTWDLSRDPLSASDPVRASRLKSELAAVAPRRFTRHNFLTSIVSAELARLGITDPKLLSGGRPRQREDFTISNNNLAPRLSVSWDPRAEGKSKLFASWGRFYGNLFLQTVVAEQGPDFLSPYYLYDADGVGGDALPDGHFGRVISRSPPSASQIERGLRTPFTDELTLGLQIEIAPDASLGLTYVGRKYRDQLQDIELNHSVKRPPACAVNPKSPTYCDDFGFTDPPANDDGMYSREPDGYPDLYVANLNFNQIFRIGNFNYQDYRSYELHLVRRLSRKWQMDASYVYSKARGQAESFLSESGDDPAFTELKDGYLDYDQRHVAKFFATAFLPGDWQLGGGLTWSSGLPYSQVNRFQSNDNVEYIQDRRLFGTRDPNTGIFHPESRNAHRNPSIYDINVRTQKNFVLGRSSASAFLEIFNLLNNDDLRVFEIDDRETSLQAEETRAFGRRFQVGFQLHF